Proteins encoded within one genomic window of Rhinolophus sinicus isolate RSC01 linkage group LG14, ASM3656204v1, whole genome shotgun sequence:
- the TTPA gene encoding alpha-tocopherol transfer protein isoform X1, translating to MLFIAVRAVRATQAEAAAAGMAEERPGPAAGLQLNALPDHSPLLQPGLTELRRRAQAAGAPLSPLPLTDSFLLRFLRARDFDLDLAWRLLKNYYKWRAECPEISADLHPRSVLGLLKAGYLGVLSARDPTGSKVLIYRIAHWDPKVFTAYDVFRLSLITSELIVQEVETQQNGIKTIFDLEGWNFSHAFQITPSVAKKIAAVLTDSFPLKVRGIHLINEPIIFHAVFSMIKPFLTEKIKERVHMHGTNYKQSLLQHFPDILPLEYGGEEFSMEDICQEWTNFVMKSENYLSSISQTTE from the exons ATGCTTTTTATCGCAGTCCGGGCCGTCCGGGCCACCCAGGCCGAAGCGGCGGCGGCGGGCATGGCAGAGGAGCGGCCGGGGCCGGCGGCGGGGCTGCAGCTGAACGCGCTGCCGGACCACTCGCCGCTGCTGCAGCCGGGCTTGACCGAACTGCGGCGCCGGGCACAGGCGGCGGGCGCTCCGCTCTCACCGCTGCCGCTCACCGATTCCTTCCTTCTGCGCTTCCTGCGCGCCCGGGACTTCGACCTCGACCTGGCCTGGCGG ttactaAAAAACTATTATAAGTGGAGAGCAGAATGCCCAGAAATAAGTGCAGATCTACACCCGAGAAGTGTTCTTGGTCTTCTGAAGGCTGGCTATCTCGGAGTCCTGAGCGCCAGGGACCCCACCGGCAGCAAAGTTCTCATTTACAGAATCG cacacTGGGACCCCAAAGTTTTTACCGCTTATGATGTATTTCGTTTAAGTCTTATCACATCTGAGCTTATTGTACAGGAGGTAGAAACCCAACAGAATGGTATCAAGACTATCTTCGATCTGGAAGGCTGGAATTTTTCTCATGCTTTTCAAATTACCCCATCGGTAGCCAAGAAGATTGCTGCTGTTCTTACA gaTTCCTTTCCATTAAAAGTTCGTGGTATCCATTTGATAAATGAACCAATAATTTTCCATGCTGTCTTTTCCATGATTAAACCATTCCTGACTGAAAAAATTAAGGAACGG GTTCACATGCATGGGACCAATTACAAACAAAGCTTACTTCAGCATTTCCCAGACATTCTTCCTCTGGAATATGGTGGTGAAGAATTCTCCATGGAGGACATTTGTCAGGAGTGGACAAATTTTGTAATGAAGTCGGAAAATTACCTCAGCAGTATTTCACAGACCACTGAATGA
- the TTPA gene encoding alpha-tocopherol transfer protein isoform X2, which translates to MLFIAVRAVRATQAEAAAAGMAEERPGPAAGLQLNALPDHSPLLQPGLTELRRRAQAAGAPLSPLPLTDSFLLRFLRARDFDLDLAWRLLKNYYKWRAECPEISADLHPRSVLGLLKAGYLGVLSARDPTGSKVLIYRIGSHAWDQLQTKLTSAFPRHSSSGIWW; encoded by the exons ATGCTTTTTATCGCAGTCCGGGCCGTCCGGGCCACCCAGGCCGAAGCGGCGGCGGCGGGCATGGCAGAGGAGCGGCCGGGGCCGGCGGCGGGGCTGCAGCTGAACGCGCTGCCGGACCACTCGCCGCTGCTGCAGCCGGGCTTGACCGAACTGCGGCGCCGGGCACAGGCGGCGGGCGCTCCGCTCTCACCGCTGCCGCTCACCGATTCCTTCCTTCTGCGCTTCCTGCGCGCCCGGGACTTCGACCTCGACCTGGCCTGGCGG ttactaAAAAACTATTATAAGTGGAGAGCAGAATGCCCAGAAATAAGTGCAGATCTACACCCGAGAAGTGTTCTTGGTCTTCTGAAGGCTGGCTATCTCGGAGTCCTGAGCGCCAGGGACCCCACCGGCAGCAAAGTTCTCATTTACAGAATCG GTTCACATGCATGGGACCAATTACAAACAAAGCTTACTTCAGCATTTCCCAGACATTCTTCCTCTGGAATATGGTGGTGA